From Streptomyces sp. NBC_00683, one genomic window encodes:
- the mptB gene encoding polyprenol phosphomannose-dependent alpha 1,6 mannosyltransferase MptB, which translates to MGEWSAGACRRLGTAGSAGVALGGWAVGTLPARDPWGLWVPHGAAAGAVGYFLAYGGLTLLVVAWWQYGRAGASVRDTLRTLVCWAAPLVLAPPLHSADVYSYIAQGAMVLEGHDVYSAGPSVLDPAGPGGDAAASVGGHWTDTPAPYGPFFLILARGVAWATGGTIVPAVLGMRIIALGALALIVWGLRHLARQHGRSESAALRLGALNPLLLVHVVGGMHNDGLMIGLMLAGAVLALRGRWITGAALIGLAVMVKSPAAVALLFVGVVVGRAATGSVLRRAAKGLLAPGLVAGAVVALVTLLGGTGFGWLGTQGVAGRIHTALSASSDLGLGLGELLRLTVGTDPDPVKSAVQNLGLLVALVLIVRLAWRSAAGRTEPVHALGVALVTLVALSPMVQPWYLLWGTAVLAATACEGRIRNVVTVLSAALVYETQPSGSTPVYGFVLAGLTCVAGVLLLRREAATRELPRVPSQRRPEDAVTDAEADMPAASH; encoded by the coding sequence ATGGGGGAGTGGAGCGCCGGCGCGTGCCGTCGGCTGGGTACGGCCGGATCGGCCGGGGTCGCCCTGGGCGGCTGGGCCGTCGGCACACTGCCGGCCCGCGACCCGTGGGGGCTGTGGGTGCCTCACGGGGCCGCGGCGGGCGCCGTGGGGTACTTCCTGGCGTACGGCGGGCTCACCCTGCTCGTCGTCGCCTGGTGGCAGTACGGCAGGGCCGGCGCCTCCGTGCGCGACACGCTCCGCACCCTCGTCTGCTGGGCGGCCCCGCTCGTCCTGGCCCCGCCGCTCCACAGCGCCGACGTGTACAGCTACATAGCCCAGGGTGCGATGGTCCTCGAAGGCCACGACGTCTACAGCGCCGGGCCGTCGGTACTCGACCCCGCCGGGCCGGGCGGCGACGCCGCGGCGAGCGTCGGCGGCCACTGGACCGACACCCCGGCCCCGTACGGCCCGTTCTTCCTCATCCTCGCGCGGGGTGTCGCATGGGCGACGGGCGGAACGATCGTCCCCGCCGTGCTGGGCATGCGGATCATCGCCCTGGGCGCGCTGGCGCTGATCGTATGGGGCCTGCGGCACCTCGCCCGGCAGCACGGCCGCAGCGAGAGCGCGGCCCTCCGGCTGGGCGCGCTCAACCCGCTGCTGCTCGTGCACGTCGTCGGCGGCATGCACAACGACGGACTGATGATCGGCCTCATGCTGGCGGGCGCGGTGCTCGCCCTGCGCGGGCGGTGGATCACCGGCGCGGCGCTCATCGGCCTCGCCGTGATGGTGAAGTCCCCGGCGGCCGTGGCGCTGTTGTTCGTCGGCGTCGTGGTGGGCCGGGCGGCGACGGGGTCCGTCCTGCGCCGGGCGGCGAAGGGGCTGCTGGCGCCCGGACTCGTCGCCGGGGCGGTCGTGGCCCTGGTGACGCTCCTGGGCGGCACGGGCTTCGGCTGGCTGGGCACCCAGGGCGTCGCCGGACGCATACACACCGCGCTGTCGGCCAGCAGCGACCTCGGCCTCGGGCTCGGCGAGCTGCTGCGGCTGACCGTCGGCACCGACCCGGACCCGGTGAAGTCCGCCGTGCAGAACCTGGGTCTGCTGGTGGCCCTCGTGCTGATCGTCCGCCTCGCGTGGCGCTCCGCGGCCGGCCGTACGGAACCGGTCCACGCCCTGGGGGTCGCCCTGGTGACGCTGGTGGCCCTCTCCCCGATGGTGCAGCCGTGGTACCTGCTGTGGGGTACGGCGGTGCTCGCCGCCACCGCGTGCGAGGGCCGGATCCGGAACGTGGTGACCGTGCTGTCGGCGGCGCTCGTGTACGAGACGCAGCCCTCCGGCTCGACTCCCGTGTACGGATTCGTGCTGGC
- a CDS encoding geranylgeranyl reductase family protein, with amino-acid sequence MTEQPLSEHSADVIVVGAGPAGSTTAYYLAKAGLDVLLLEKTAFPREKVCGDGLTPRATKQLVSMGIDISEEAGWLRNKGLRIIGGGVRLQLDWPELASFPDYGLVRKRDDFDETLARQAQKAGARLHERCNVGAPILDERTGRITGVTAKVGEEKTPVTFHAPLVVAADGNSTRLSLAMGLHRREDRPMGVAVRTYFTSPRHDDDYLESWLELWDRRGAEDRLLPGYGWIFGMGDGTSNVGLGILNSSSAFKELDWREVLKAWCASMPEDWGYTPENMTMPIRGAALPMAFNRQPHYTKGLLLVGDAGGMINPFNGEGIAYAMESGQIAADVIVQAHARATPAQRELALNNYPKVLKETYGGYYTMGRAFVKLIGNPKIMKIATQRGLTHPLLMKFTLKMLANLTDPTGGDAMDRIINGLSKVAPKA; translated from the coding sequence GTGACCGAGCAGCCCCTCTCCGAACACAGCGCGGACGTGATCGTCGTCGGGGCGGGCCCAGCCGGCTCCACGACCGCGTACTACCTCGCCAAGGCCGGACTCGACGTACTCCTCCTGGAGAAGACGGCGTTCCCGAGGGAGAAGGTCTGCGGCGACGGCCTCACCCCGCGCGCCACCAAGCAGCTCGTGTCCATGGGCATCGACATCTCCGAGGAAGCCGGCTGGCTGCGCAACAAGGGCCTGCGCATCATCGGCGGTGGCGTCCGCCTCCAGCTGGACTGGCCGGAGCTCGCCTCGTTCCCGGACTACGGACTGGTCCGCAAGCGCGACGACTTCGACGAGACGCTGGCCCGCCAGGCGCAGAAGGCCGGCGCGCGGCTGCACGAGCGCTGCAACGTCGGTGCGCCGATCCTCGACGAGCGCACCGGACGCATCACCGGCGTGACCGCCAAGGTCGGCGAGGAGAAGACCCCGGTCACCTTCCACGCCCCCCTCGTCGTCGCCGCCGACGGCAACTCCACACGGCTCTCCCTCGCCATGGGCCTGCACCGCCGTGAGGACCGCCCGATGGGCGTCGCGGTCCGTACGTACTTCACCTCGCCCCGCCACGACGACGACTACCTGGAGTCCTGGCTGGAGTTGTGGGACCGGCGCGGCGCCGAGGACCGCCTGCTGCCCGGCTACGGCTGGATCTTCGGCATGGGCGACGGCACGTCCAACGTCGGCCTCGGCATCCTCAACTCCTCCTCCGCGTTCAAGGAGCTCGACTGGCGCGAGGTGCTCAAGGCCTGGTGCGCCTCCATGCCGGAGGACTGGGGCTACACCCCGGAGAACATGACGATGCCGATCCGCGGCGCCGCGCTCCCGATGGCCTTCAACCGCCAGCCGCACTACACCAAGGGCCTGCTGCTCGTCGGTGACGCGGGCGGCATGATCAACCCGTTCAACGGCGAGGGCATCGCGTACGCCATGGAGTCGGGCCAGATCGCCGCGGACGTCATCGTCCAGGCCCACGCCCGCGCCACCCCCGCCCAGCGCGAACTGGCCCTGAACAACTACCCGAAGGTGCTCAAGGAGACCTACGGCGGCTACTACACGATGGGCCGCGCCTTCGTGAAGCTGATCGGCAACCCGAAGATCATGAAGATCGCGACCCAGCGGGGGCTGACCCACCCCCTCCTGATGAAGTTCACGCTGAAGATGCTCGCCAACCTCACCGACCCGACGGGCGGCGACGCGATGGACCGCATCATCAACGGGCTCTCGAAGGTCGCACCGAAGGCCTGA
- a CDS encoding demethylmenaquinone methyltransferase, giving the protein MTRASLDKQPHEVASMFDDVAANYDLTNDVISLGQARLWRKEVAKAVDARPAQKILDLAAGTGTSSQPFARAGAYVVPCDFSIGMLRVGKERHPWMPFTAGDGTKLPFKDETFDAVTISFGLRNIQDTDQALRELYRVTKPGGRVVICEFSQPTWAPFRRVYSEYLMRALPPVARTVCTNPDAYVYLAESIRAWPDQAGLAARLQKAGWSDVAWRNLTGGVVALHRGVRD; this is encoded by the coding sequence GTGACCCGAGCATCCCTGGACAAGCAGCCGCACGAAGTCGCCTCGATGTTCGACGACGTGGCGGCGAACTACGACCTCACCAACGACGTGATCTCCCTCGGGCAGGCCAGGCTCTGGCGCAAGGAGGTCGCGAAGGCGGTGGACGCGCGCCCGGCGCAGAAGATCCTCGACCTGGCCGCCGGAACCGGCACCTCCTCGCAGCCCTTCGCCCGGGCGGGCGCCTACGTGGTGCCCTGCGACTTCTCGATCGGGATGCTGCGGGTCGGCAAGGAGCGTCACCCGTGGATGCCGTTCACCGCGGGCGACGGTACGAAACTCCCCTTCAAGGACGAGACGTTCGACGCCGTCACGATCTCCTTCGGGCTGCGCAACATCCAGGACACCGACCAGGCGCTGCGCGAGCTGTACCGGGTGACCAAGCCCGGCGGCCGGGTCGTGATCTGCGAGTTCTCGCAGCCGACGTGGGCGCCGTTCCGCAGGGTCTACAGCGAGTACCTGATGCGGGCACTGCCGCCGGTCGCCCGCACCGTGTGCACCAACCCGGACGCGTACGTGTACCTCGCCGAGTCGATCCGCGCCTGGCCCGACCAGGCGGGCCTCGCGGCCCGGCTGCAGAAGGCCGGCTGGTCGGACGTCGCCTGGCGCAACCTCACCGGTGGTGTGGTGGCACTGCACCGGGGTGTGCGCGACTGA
- a CDS encoding SigE family RNA polymerase sigma factor yields MSTAHSRDSAGSTSFEEFARASQRRLYRTAYLLCGDAEGARDLTQTTLAKLFQHWRRASTAQYPEAYARTVLTRTYLAERRRRIRDLLAHTPVDTPRAAVGPELTVTLLAALAGLPPRARAMVVLRYWEDLSVESVAELLRCSESTVKSQCSRSLARLREQLGPAHVYTTES; encoded by the coding sequence ATGTCCACCGCCCACAGCCGGGATTCCGCCGGCTCCACGAGCTTCGAGGAATTCGCCCGGGCGAGCCAGCGCCGTCTCTACCGGACGGCGTATCTGCTCTGCGGTGACGCGGAGGGTGCTCGCGATCTGACCCAGACGACGCTGGCGAAACTGTTCCAGCACTGGCGGCGGGCGAGCACGGCCCAGTACCCGGAAGCCTATGCGCGCACCGTGCTGACGCGCACCTATCTCGCGGAGCGCCGACGCCGGATCCGCGATCTTCTCGCCCACACCCCGGTCGACACCCCGCGTGCCGCCGTCGGCCCCGAGCTCACGGTGACGCTGCTGGCCGCACTGGCCGGACTCCCGCCCCGGGCACGGGCGATGGTCGTGCTGCGCTACTGGGAGGACCTGAGCGTCGAGTCCGTCGCCGAACTCCTGAGGTGCAGCGAGTCCACGGTCAAGAGCCAGTGCTCGCGATCACTGGCGCGGCTGCGGGAGCAGTTGGGGCCGGCCCACGTCTACACAACCGAGAGCTGA